One part of the Parachlamydiales bacterium genome encodes these proteins:
- a CDS encoding leucine-rich repeat domain-containing protein, with product MSYILPRLTTSQDPSFDNISSPADDLVESLLEDTHLLQEAILQEIRSDILPKPLLNRVCHLCEKSLDSIFHEKIDSVCRNILGAIQSNEDINKIEILGILKLAIANKSENTINECTRKLNKINNDLNRPLMYCFDKDTLFVYFTNEVLPRHVKSDLRLIGDQIPVELFLSIKKYNPPEVQALLSEVGEKISALHINSCNTNDLKNALILCPNLYYLDISKCSKFSLADIPSLKKLKELFISDCEDIESFPDFSQMVKLEQLAIINCPDFKIEHLTSLPSLLELSLSELKITALPDFSHFPSLKKLFIQSCKITELDITYLQKLTHLSLKKCNKIKTFPDFNQLIDLEELDLSKTKITSLNIPDLKKLTILLLASCEKLTQFPEFQALTQLKELNLKWTQVKKVELSGLIHLEKLNLSRCKHLLSLNCSPCLNLKKLKLAGCLFEYINLKGLNRLSYLDLSYSKIKIKFNSSHCPNLKKLNLEECLIESLELVDFMKLKKLQSWGCPNLKSVVLENLQQLSDVSLGCSPLETLRFANLPNLLDLNIQVLSCLIRIEFKNLLFLKSLRISNCPQLLQLPNLQETPRLKILDLKELNLPTLKIENLSSLSHLRLNDFETSNLSIANLPKLSGLNIRNLHCGNDYSGLRNLPSLAELRIVKSGLENQNLSFLSQFPTLKLLDLSYNWLTYLPHELAELTRLQVLDLDFNQIVSSTLSNQIWAYLSGMFSSTPSRPQLSHLRNLRQLSLRGNELTSVPEGIENLTELYYLDLSKNQITSLPQEMILLQRVSTLRDELLDTLLKDLRGAYMLAANKGKTLKIKLAREDFETKRYDLITELASTLTEEHSKLKITYENEIGDDMSGLSKDYFAQLFHAFAEKCLNQGYPSWSLASKLGDPEKLFLSIGTILAFVFRTEGRYPIGDKFSEGLFNSIKNCTNEIIDTPYENLSVQQLDALAHPELKKAVNMPALLKFLDVEDKEEGKQYISVVKNLLDSSGEEVPDEIKSYFGYELKPEVLEIEEEVFYVFKMQADLESIKKYVLDGLRNYCEDELKAVHAIIRGFREMKPVWDARPKFTVELLQSTIQGNSKRETILASLNCKKVKPKYQKWIRKWIKNASPAQLQSFLIYTVGSTSLKAGQQIKVKVRPGLGMASRTCSDTLEIPPKMKKDMLYFYLNGLKGEKQTFTIV from the coding sequence ATGTCTTATATTTTGCCTCGTTTAACAACATCACAAGATCCATCCTTTGACAATATTTCATCCCCAGCAGATGACCTTGTAGAAAGTTTATTGGAGGATACTCACCTCCTTCAAGAGGCAATACTTCAAGAAATACGTAGTGATATCCTACCAAAACCCTTATTAAATAGAGTTTGTCATTTATGTGAAAAATCCCTGGATTCAATATTTCATGAAAAAATAGATTCAGTATGCAGAAATATACTTGGAGCTATTCAATCAAATGAGGATATAAATAAAATAGAAATATTGGGGATATTAAAGTTAGCTATCGCGAATAAATCCGAAAATACAATTAATGAGTGCACAAGAAAATTAAATAAAATTAATAATGACCTCAACAGACCGTTAATGTATTGTTTTGATAAGGATACCTTATTTGTATATTTTACTAATGAAGTACTCCCTCGACACGTCAAATCTGATTTAAGATTAATTGGCGATCAGATACCCGTTGAATTATTTCTTTCTATTAAAAAGTACAATCCCCCCGAAGTTCAAGCGCTACTATCTGAGGTTGGAGAGAAAATTTCAGCCCTGCATATTAATTCATGTAACACGAATGACTTAAAAAACGCTCTTATTCTCTGTCCCAATTTATATTATCTGGATATTTCTAAATGCAGTAAATTTTCTTTAGCGGACATTCCCTCATTAAAGAAACTAAAGGAACTCTTTATATCAGATTGCGAAGATATTGAATCCTTTCCTGATTTTTCTCAAATGGTTAAATTAGAACAACTTGCAATTATTAATTGTCCCGATTTTAAAATTGAACATTTAACTTCTTTGCCATCTCTATTAGAATTATCACTATCCGAGCTGAAGATCACAGCTCTTCCTGACTTCAGTCATTTCCCCTCGTTAAAAAAACTATTCATACAATCATGCAAGATTACTGAATTGGATATCACTTATCTACAAAAGCTGACCCATTTATCACTTAAAAAATGTAATAAAATTAAAACGTTTCCTGATTTCAATCAGCTTATCGACCTAGAAGAGTTAGATTTGAGCAAGACTAAAATTACCTCACTAAACATACCGGATTTAAAAAAACTTACGATTCTTTTACTTGCATCTTGTGAGAAATTGACGCAATTTCCAGAATTCCAAGCATTGACTCAACTTAAAGAATTAAATCTAAAATGGACTCAAGTTAAAAAAGTAGAATTAAGTGGTTTGATTCACCTTGAAAAGTTAAATCTTTCTCGATGCAAACATCTTCTAAGTCTTAATTGCTCACCCTGTTTGAATCTTAAAAAATTAAAGTTGGCAGGATGTCTTTTCGAATATATAAATTTAAAAGGATTGAATCGACTTTCTTATCTTGATCTTTCTTACAGTAAAATAAAAATAAAGTTTAATTCTTCTCATTGCCCAAATTTAAAGAAGCTAAACCTTGAAGAGTGCCTTATTGAATCTCTTGAACTTGTCGATTTTATGAAGTTAAAGAAATTACAATCATGGGGTTGTCCAAACTTGAAAAGCGTAGTGTTGGAAAATTTGCAGCAGCTTTCCGATGTTTCCCTGGGTTGTAGTCCCTTGGAAACCCTACGCTTTGCCAACCTACCTAATCTATTGGATCTAAACATTCAGGTTCTTTCTTGTTTGATTAGGATTGAGTTCAAAAATTTGCTTTTCTTAAAAAGCCTAAGAATTTCGAATTGCCCTCAACTTCTTCAATTACCAAATTTGCAAGAAACACCCCGACTGAAAATTTTAGATTTAAAGGAATTAAATCTGCCTACTCTGAAAATTGAAAATCTATCAAGTTTATCCCATCTCAGATTGAATGATTTTGAAACAAGCAATCTGTCAATCGCAAATCTACCAAAATTATCCGGACTTAATATTAGAAATTTGCACTGTGGAAACGACTATTCAGGCTTAAGGAACTTACCTTCTTTAGCTGAATTAAGAATTGTAAAATCAGGCCTTGAGAATCAAAATTTAAGCTTTTTATCTCAATTTCCAACGCTTAAATTGTTAGATTTATCTTATAACTGGCTTACATATTTACCTCACGAATTAGCTGAGCTAACTCGCCTCCAGGTATTAGATTTAGATTTTAACCAAATCGTTTCAAGTACTCTGTCGAACCAAATATGGGCATATCTCTCCGGTATGTTCAGTTCAACCCCCTCTAGACCGCAGCTCTCTCACCTTAGAAATTTGAGACAATTGTCACTGCGTGGAAATGAATTAACGTCTGTTCCTGAAGGAATAGAAAATTTAACAGAGTTATACTATTTGGATCTTAGTAAAAATCAAATCACTTCTCTTCCCCAAGAAATGATCTTACTTCAAAGGGTCTCCACACTCCGTGATGAGCTTTTAGATACTCTTCTCAAAGATTTACGAGGTGCTTATATGCTAGCTGCAAATAAGGGTAAAACTCTAAAAATAAAGCTGGCCAGAGAAGACTTCGAAACAAAACGTTATGATCTTATTACAGAATTAGCATCGACCCTTACAGAGGAACATTCAAAACTGAAGATAACCTATGAAAATGAAATAGGGGATGACATGTCGGGTCTTTCCAAGGATTATTTCGCACAGTTGTTTCATGCCTTTGCGGAAAAATGCCTCAATCAAGGGTATCCTTCCTGGTCATTGGCTTCAAAATTAGGCGATCCGGAAAAATTATTTTTATCTATTGGAACCATTCTGGCGTTTGTATTTAGGACTGAGGGACGTTACCCCATCGGTGATAAATTTTCTGAAGGACTTTTCAACAGTATAAAAAATTGCACAAATGAAATCATCGACACTCCTTATGAAAATCTATCGGTACAGCAGTTAGATGCATTAGCACACCCTGAGCTTAAAAAGGCTGTGAATATGCCAGCCCTCCTAAAATTTCTGGATGTGGAAGATAAAGAGGAAGGCAAACAATACATTTCCGTGGTGAAAAATTTACTAGACTCCTCAGGAGAGGAGGTTCCTGACGAAATCAAAAGCTACTTTGGCTACGAATTAAAGCCTGAAGTGTTGGAAATTGAGGAAGAAGTATTTTATGTTTTCAAAATGCAAGCGGATTTAGAGAGCATTAAAAAGTATGTCTTAGATGGATTAAGAAACTACTGTGAAGATGAATTAAAAGCTGTTCATGCAATTATTCGCGGGTTCAGAGAGATGAAACCTGTATGGGATGCACGCCCTAAGTTCACCGTTGAGCTACTGCAAAGCACTATTCAGGGCAATTCAAAACGGGAAACGATCCTGGCAAGCTTAAATTGCAAAAAGGTCAAACCTAAGTATCAAAAATGGATTAGAAAATGGATTAAGAATGCGAGTCCAGCGCAACTACAGTCCTTTTTAATATACACTGTCGGTTCCACAAGCTTAAAAGCAGGGCAACAAATTAAAGTGAAGGTAAGGCCTGGTCTAGGAATGGCATCACGTACTTGCAGCGATACTTTGGAGATTCCCCCCAAAATGAAAAAAGACATGCTTTACTTCTATTTAAACGGACTAAAGGGTGAAAAACAAACATTCACCATAGTGTAA
- a CDS encoding ABC transporter permease encodes MNIWNSLSKSFRTLMMRRLRTLLSTLGVLFGVVAVIAMLSIGEGAKQETLEQIEQLGMNSIIVRQIDLTDEQQQKAHEKRSQGLSPKDGIAIAQAYKEIKHVAPVKVIEGMITGASTEVVPELLAVTGSFAEIKGLIPQEGRNLCNLDVDRKQQVCVLGHSIAQALGLQGHVGQTIRIENTQFKVVGILAPKQWSQGKSNTLSSRNLNTCVLIPLGCESSLPARPTSLPKNTLNELIVQLSHSDHIIKGSRVTRRVLEQTHYGVEDYQMVIPLELMQQAHRTQQTFNLVLGSIAAISLLVGGIGIMNIMLATVSERTREIGIRRAVGANKRHILVQFLLETLLLTLTGALLGIVIGIFFSWGISAIAGWQTIVKPWSILLSLGMASGVGIFSGLYPAIKASSMNPITALRHE; translated from the coding sequence ATGAATATTTGGAATTCTCTAAGCAAAAGCTTCCGCACATTAATGATGCGCCGCCTCCGCACTTTACTAAGTACATTAGGCGTTCTATTCGGCGTCGTGGCTGTGATTGCTATGCTTTCCATAGGCGAAGGAGCCAAACAGGAAACTTTAGAGCAAATTGAACAACTAGGCATGAACAGTATTATCGTCCGCCAAATCGACTTAACAGACGAACAACAGCAGAAGGCCCACGAAAAACGCTCCCAAGGCCTGAGCCCCAAGGATGGCATTGCGATTGCTCAAGCCTACAAAGAAATCAAACACGTTGCTCCCGTAAAGGTCATAGAAGGAATGATAACCGGCGCTTCGACAGAAGTTGTTCCGGAACTTCTCGCCGTCACAGGCTCTTTCGCCGAAATTAAAGGTCTCATTCCGCAAGAAGGCCGCAACCTCTGCAACCTGGATGTGGATAGAAAACAGCAAGTATGCGTCCTCGGACACTCCATCGCCCAAGCCCTTGGCCTTCAAGGTCATGTAGGCCAAACTATCCGCATTGAAAATACGCAGTTTAAAGTTGTAGGCATCCTAGCGCCAAAACAATGGAGCCAAGGCAAATCCAACACCCTTTCCTCAAGAAACCTAAACACCTGCGTCCTTATTCCTTTAGGGTGCGAATCTTCCCTTCCCGCACGCCCCACCTCTCTCCCTAAAAATACTTTGAATGAACTTATCGTCCAACTCTCACATAGCGACCATATAATAAAGGGTAGCCGCGTCACCCGGAGGGTTCTGGAACAAACACACTACGGGGTTGAAGACTATCAAATGGTTATTCCTCTAGAGCTTATGCAGCAAGCCCACCGTACTCAGCAGACTTTTAATCTTGTACTCGGCAGTATCGCAGCCATCTCCCTACTGGTTGGGGGAATTGGTATCATGAATATTATGCTAGCCACTGTCTCTGAAAGAACACGGGAAATTGGCATCCGACGTGCCGTAGGAGCTAATAAAAGGCATATCCTAGTTCAATTCCTCTTAGAAACACTCCTTCTTACTCTCACAGGCGCACTTTTGGGCATCGTGATCGGAATATTTTTTTCTTGGGGCATCAGCGCCATCGCCGGATGGCAAACAATTGTCAAACCTTGGTCCATTTTGCTGTCTTTGGGAATGGCTTCCGGAGTCGGCATTTTTTCAGGGCTTTACCCAGCGATTAAGGCTTCTTCGATGAATCCAATTACCGCACTTCGACACGAATAA
- a CDS encoding ABC transporter ATP-binding protein, whose product MSQPADLPLVDIRKLSKFYRMGDTTVEALKEVDLTIRKGESVAIMGPSGSGKSTLMHLLGCLDKPSQGEYYLEGQNIADLDDTSLSSLRASSIGFVFQSFNLIHQLNVYENVEVPFLYQKQKRANSHQRILESIDRVGLSKRLHHVPKELSGGEMQRVAIARALAIDPLMIFADEPTGNLDSATGENILQLFQELNSQGVTILMVTHDKTVGNHCKRLVQMKDGRIISDSAQVI is encoded by the coding sequence ATGAGTCAACCTGCTGACCTTCCTCTGGTAGATATACGCAAGCTCAGCAAGTTTTACCGCATGGGCGACACTACCGTTGAGGCCCTTAAAGAAGTAGATTTAACTATTCGCAAAGGGGAATCTGTTGCTATCATGGGCCCCTCCGGATCAGGCAAGTCAACGCTCATGCACCTCTTGGGGTGCCTGGATAAGCCCTCACAAGGAGAATATTATTTAGAAGGCCAAAATATTGCCGATTTGGATGACACTTCGCTCTCCTCTCTCCGCGCTTCTAGCATAGGGTTTGTCTTTCAATCGTTCAATTTAATCCATCAGCTGAACGTATATGAAAATGTTGAAGTCCCTTTCCTATACCAAAAACAAAAAAGAGCTAACTCTCATCAACGCATCCTCGAAAGTATCGATCGTGTCGGCCTTTCTAAAAGGCTTCACCATGTTCCAAAAGAACTTTCCGGCGGCGAAATGCAAAGGGTTGCCATTGCTCGCGCGCTAGCCATTGACCCCCTAATGATATTTGCGGATGAACCCACCGGAAACCTGGATAGCGCAACAGGGGAAAACATTTTACAACTTTTCCAAGAACTCAATAGCCAAGGCGTGACCATCCTAATGGTAACCCACGACAAAACCGTAGGCAACCACTGCAAAAGACTTGTACAAATGAAAGACGGACGAATTATCAGTGACAGCGCACAGGTAATATGA
- a CDS encoding efflux RND transporter periplasmic adaptor subunit yields MFLKNKLRRFILWSGLFTLTLFLIVNSRTYFNQDKDPGEDIVLLSEAQPRSFAVEVPTVGELEAARSTIIASSIRGDQGKVIYLIPDGITVEPHQILVKMDPTPFEEKIAELKTKINDQSAIISMQIQTLEWEKNQADVEEKTCEYEIESANLELQKTVKGDGPLELFRLESAMQKSWSKYEELSAYSDDLIKMEEAGYINHAERKQAEKKLQEEREAYENAKLQYETYSEHVHPMIVKKAETALRRCQLRQDEVIKGGQYKIEKAQAALQQAEHVKKDLLSQLHAAQMELAQTEIRAPTHGMIVHREEYRTGQKRKPRVGDILVRNQPILDLPDLNTMIVKTKVREVDLYKVQIGKSVLIEVDAYPQVFFKGNVQSIGVLALADMARNGVEKYFEVKIAMSNTDEKLRPGMTARATILTDKLENTLTVPVSAVFVENKKSCCYVARQNSFVVTPIRIGAHNDQWIEITEGLQSGDQVALTTPSPEYILPGSP; encoded by the coding sequence ATGTTTTTAAAGAATAAACTGAGGCGTTTTATCCTGTGGTCAGGACTATTTACCTTAACCCTTTTCCTGATAGTTAACTCTCGAACGTACTTTAACCAAGATAAAGACCCTGGCGAAGATATTGTCTTGCTTTCAGAAGCCCAGCCTAGAAGCTTTGCCGTAGAAGTTCCCACAGTAGGGGAATTAGAAGCCGCACGTTCCACTATTATAGCCTCTTCAATCAGAGGCGACCAAGGTAAAGTTATCTATCTTATTCCCGATGGCATCACGGTCGAACCCCATCAGATCTTAGTTAAAATGGATCCGACACCCTTCGAAGAAAAAATCGCTGAGCTCAAAACTAAAATCAACGACCAGTCAGCGATCATCAGTATGCAAATTCAAACGCTTGAATGGGAGAAAAACCAAGCGGATGTCGAAGAGAAAACTTGCGAATATGAAATCGAATCAGCCAACTTAGAACTGCAGAAAACTGTAAAAGGGGATGGCCCCCTGGAACTTTTCCGTCTGGAATCTGCGATGCAGAAATCTTGGTCAAAATACGAAGAGCTGAGCGCATATTCCGATGACCTCATCAAAATGGAAGAAGCAGGCTATATCAATCATGCCGAAAGGAAACAGGCCGAAAAAAAGCTGCAGGAAGAACGGGAAGCTTATGAGAACGCCAAGCTCCAATACGAGACATATAGCGAACATGTCCACCCCATGATCGTAAAAAAAGCTGAAACTGCACTCAGAAGATGCCAACTGCGTCAAGATGAAGTTATCAAAGGGGGGCAATATAAAATAGAAAAAGCCCAAGCTGCCCTACAACAAGCTGAACATGTCAAAAAAGACCTTCTCTCACAATTGCATGCAGCGCAAATGGAGCTGGCCCAAACAGAAATACGCGCCCCTACTCATGGAATGATTGTCCACCGTGAAGAATACCGTACAGGACAAAAGCGCAAGCCGCGTGTGGGCGATATCCTCGTACGCAACCAGCCCATTTTAGATCTTCCCGATCTAAATACTATGATTGTTAAAACAAAAGTACGCGAAGTAGACTTATATAAGGTACAAATCGGTAAATCTGTATTAATTGAAGTCGATGCCTATCCCCAAGTCTTCTTTAAAGGTAATGTCCAATCCATCGGTGTCCTCGCTTTAGCCGACATGGCCCGCAACGGTGTAGAAAAATACTTTGAAGTAAAGATAGCCATGAGCAATACAGACGAAAAACTACGTCCCGGCATGACTGCAAGGGCTACTATCTTAACCGATAAACTTGAAAATACCCTCACTGTACCTGTTTCAGCAGTTTTTGTAGAAAATAAAAAATCCTGCTGCTATGTGGCACGGCAAAATTCATTTGTAGTTACGCCCATAAGGATAGGTGCACATAACGACCAGTGGATTGAAATTACTGAAGGCCTCCAGTCCGGCGATCAAGTCGCATTAACAACGCCCTCTCCAGAATACATACTTCCAGGTTCACCATGA
- a CDS encoding TolC family protein, with translation MRLLIVLLFSFTSIYSSLFSQDCIEVNQWDIQSAVTRAMEANRNLINSIDSVARANINLEYEYTEFNWQYGPNGRGGVAGGGGRGGGLSTTLGYDFNKRWTTGTRVNLSPGISLERKKVSFALGAFISQPLFRGSGYWYNTSRIQAAAFTQRGAIRSLYSAQTKLMVRVIAAMYEIVKQEEIVRFNRESFERIKGYAQAAKLKEKIGLSDSLDVYRAETELRHAEDNLTGAEERLEEAYDIFRELLALPMDLPVNVSVPMMYTDIEFTGEEAVAAALDRRIELDQAQDIIWESKRQLNYAKENMLPDISLFFDHKAWLGRVVQSYRDTDPALVNGYAPYGREILSYEWSNTNTWGVGLLANSNLCRYSEKNFYENALMNLDASYRNLEQSETIITMEVRRSIRILNQAKKRILLQEEQIKNAEGELYLSQIKFDRGFANNFDVIQAERNLRNAHIAYLSALVEHINGEYIFTNNLGVLAEKPCF, from the coding sequence ATGCGTCTTCTCATAGTACTATTATTCAGTTTTACGTCGATTTATTCCTCTCTATTCTCACAAGATTGCATCGAAGTAAACCAGTGGGACATCCAAAGCGCTGTTACCCGTGCAATGGAAGCTAATCGCAATCTCATCAATAGTATCGATTCCGTTGCCCGAGCTAATATCAATCTTGAATATGAATATACCGAATTCAATTGGCAATACGGACCTAACGGCCGCGGTGGCGTTGCCGGCGGCGGCGGCCGAGGCGGGGGATTAAGTACAACCCTAGGCTATGACTTTAATAAACGCTGGACAACCGGAACCAGGGTAAACTTAAGCCCGGGCATAAGTTTAGAACGAAAAAAAGTTTCTTTTGCATTAGGGGCTTTTATCAGCCAGCCCCTTTTTAGAGGCAGCGGCTATTGGTATAATACCAGCCGTATTCAGGCTGCAGCCTTCACACAGCGCGGTGCTATCCGGTCTCTTTATAGCGCACAAACCAAGCTCATGGTGCGCGTTATTGCCGCCATGTATGAAATTGTTAAACAAGAAGAAATCGTGCGGTTTAACCGCGAATCCTTTGAAAGGATCAAAGGTTACGCACAAGCAGCAAAACTCAAAGAAAAGATCGGGCTTTCAGATAGCTTGGATGTCTATCGTGCTGAAACAGAGCTCCGCCATGCAGAAGATAATTTGACAGGAGCGGAAGAAAGGCTGGAAGAAGCCTACGACATTTTCCGTGAGCTTCTGGCTCTCCCCATGGATTTGCCTGTCAATGTCTCAGTGCCCATGATGTACACAGACATTGAATTCACCGGTGAAGAAGCCGTAGCTGCTGCTCTAGATCGTAGAATAGAATTAGATCAAGCGCAGGATATTATTTGGGAAAGTAAAAGGCAGCTCAACTATGCAAAAGAAAATATGCTGCCCGATATTAGCTTATTTTTTGACCATAAAGCCTGGCTCGGCCGTGTCGTTCAATCCTATCGTGATACGGACCCCGCGTTAGTCAATGGATATGCACCCTACGGCAGAGAAATCCTTTCTTATGAATGGAGCAATACCAATACCTGGGGCGTAGGTCTTTTAGCGAATAGTAATCTATGCCGGTATTCCGAGAAAAACTTCTATGAAAATGCCCTGATGAATTTGGATGCTTCCTATCGTAATTTGGAGCAGTCAGAAACCATCATCACAATGGAAGTTAGGAGAAGTATCCGCATCCTCAATCAGGCAAAAAAAAGAATACTCCTGCAGGAAGAACAGATAAAGAATGCCGAAGGGGAATTATACCTTTCCCAAATCAAGTTTGACCGCGGATTTGCCAATAACTTTGATGTCATACAAGCCGAAAGAAATCTAAGAAACGCACATATCGCATATCTCTCCGCTCTTGTGGAACACATCAATGGAGAATATATTTTTACTAATAACCTTGGGGTACTGGCGGAGAAACCATGTTTTTAA
- a CDS encoding HD domain-containing protein, translating into MEKLNLVHLFQEIGMLSDTPRSGFAFLGSSQQSVAEHSYRMTMIAYYLAKWSKAPVNREKLLLLCLHHDFPEARTADHNYVNKRYLRVDESKLYGDYQNELPFSQEIIALLKEYDEGETIEAKIAHDADQLELLCVLKKEWDLGNKAAERWFNKVEQRLATAEAKDLATVLRTTSYDSWWQRLV; encoded by the coding sequence ATGGAAAAATTAAATCTTGTCCACTTATTTCAAGAAATTGGGATGTTATCTGACACTCCGCGCTCAGGATTTGCTTTCCTTGGATCAAGCCAGCAATCTGTTGCTGAACATAGCTATAGAATGACGATGATAGCCTATTATTTGGCTAAATGGAGTAAAGCTCCGGTGAATAGAGAAAAGCTCCTATTGCTTTGTTTGCATCATGATTTTCCGGAAGCGCGTACCGCAGATCATAATTATGTGAATAAACGCTATTTACGGGTCGACGAGTCAAAGCTTTATGGAGATTATCAAAATGAGCTCCCTTTTAGCCAGGAAATCATTGCTTTATTAAAAGAATACGATGAAGGAGAGACAATCGAAGCTAAAATAGCGCACGATGCAGATCAGTTGGAGTTGCTTTGTGTGCTAAAGAAGGAATGGGATTTAGGAAATAAAGCAGCGGAACGCTGGTTTAATAAAGTGGAGCAACGTCTAGCTACTGCGGAGGCCAAAGATTTGGCAACTGTTTTAAGAACAACATCTTATGATTCTTGGTGGCAGAGACTTGTCTAG